The Anopheles moucheti chromosome 3, idAnoMoucSN_F20_07, whole genome shotgun sequence genome contains the following window.
GAAACATTTGGATATGTGTAGTTTCTACAAGTAGGTAATGCGATTTTGAGTTAACCGATGGACCTGGTTCATACCCCAGTTTTTTTGTGCACCCACCAGGTATTACAGTGGCGAAAAGAAGGCTCCTATCTTAACGATCTTCATCGGAGGTAATCATGAAGCGTCCAACTATCTGCAGGAATTACCCTACGGTGGATGGGTAGCGCCAAACATTTTCTACCTAGGTTATGCTGGCGTTGTCGATTGCAACGGCGTCCGAATCGGCGGCATTTCAGGCATCTACAAGGGGCACGACTTTCTAAAGGGTCGATTTGAATTTCCACCCTACGATGAGGCGAGCAAGCGAAGTGTTTACCATCAGCGTCAGATCGATGTGTTTCGCTTGAAGCAATTATCACCGACCGTCGATGTGATGCTTTCGCATGATTGGCCCCGTGCCATCACCAAATACGGCGACGAAACGCAGCTGCTGCGCTTTAAACCTGCGTTCCGGGAGGACATTGAGAGTAACAGGTTGGGCAGTGCACCGTGCGAAAATTTGCTACAGAAGCTACAACCACCGTACTGGTTTGCGGCCCATTTACACTGCAAATTTGCAGCCCTGGTACCACATTCCAAGGAGAAATCCACCAAATTTTTAGCCCTGGACAAATGTCTTCCGAAaagacggtttttgcaaatTCTGGACATTGCTACGGAACTGGGCGACAAAAAGGTGGAAGATGGCAATGTATCCCCCATACGGTTGAAGTACGATCTTGAATGGTTAACGATATTAAACCTTACGAACCATCTCATAAGCATCCGGTCCACGAACGGTTACATGCCCGGTGAGGGAACTGACGAGCGATCCAACTTCACACCTTCCGAGGAGGAAAAGGCGAAAATGTTGGAACGGTTCGACAATGATCTCACTATTCCGGATAATTTTGTTCGAATAGCCGAATCGTATCAACCGGACGAAGAAGGTGCGATGGATATGCGATCAGTCGAGCAACCGCGAGCGTTTTTAAATCCCCAGACAACTTCATTTTGTGACAAGCTAAACATTGATGATCCGTTACGACTTGCTATGCTCATGACGGGCCACAAGCTTAATACGTCCACTTTTGTCGATCAACAGCCAAAACAAGAAGCAGCCACAAGAGGATCGTCGAAAGTTTCTAATGCAGATGAACTTGATgtcgacgatgatgatgatgatactgAGGATGAGGATAACGTTCGAAAGCAAGAATCTGTCGATGCACAAAATTCGTCTGAACATCCCCAGACCCCAGTACAAGCGAAACTATCACTGTCTGCTCTATTGCCACAACCGAAATGGAGACAACAGGATTCACACGATTCAGACCTGTCGACAACGTTTAACGATTCCACACCGAACTGCAGTGTCGCAAGCAATCCAACTCCACAAAAAATGGCTGACCATAGTACATCCATTCTTTCGGAACCTGGTCTCGCAGTGGACGATCTTAATTTGTCCAGCCCACGAACACAAACGGAAGCGGAAACCACCGAGCAGGACAATCCACCCGTCAAGAAGTTCAAGCGGAGAAATCAAACGATCTACACACAGGACGAGAGCGATTGAGTTTATATAAAATTGATTCGAACGACAGTTCAAGGCAGATCAAGTGGAAgaagaatttaatatttaatagcAAAAACGAATGCGAGTAAATTACAACAAACTATTTTCGGGTAAGCAGGTGGGAAAATGagaataaacaattttatacgaagaaaagaaaattaataacgAAATGTTaaaagaaatttatttaattgtccCCTGAACAGCTGTGCTCAATCGTCCCGCTAGGACAGTTCAGAATTGCACTTGCCATGTGTTCTGGCTGTTCCTTGCACGCCGATCAAGTGAGCGTGCTTGTGTGCGAAGAGCTCGGCAACAACCAGAAAGAGAACGAACGAAAACACACGATACCCAATGTTTACTCGGATCGCAACGTCTTGTGTCATTCATCGTTATCGCAATTTTGCTGGAAATACGTACACGTACAATTTGCTGCAGTCTAGCAAACGGAAAATTAGCCGCGTGCTGTCCTCGTACTACGCAGAAGGGCAATCAAAAAGTGTAGACGCAAAAAAGAGCGGCGTACCAACTATCACAACGCCACTGATGATGGTAAGCAAGGTCAGCACAGTTACGCACCCGCACCGATAGTCTTCATCCGAAACGGTGCAAAGGTGATGTAACGCCAGTTTTGGAACGGAACCCGAAAACAACTCGATCAATACATCACACCATCACACCGGATGGACCGTGGAAAGCACAGTGACACCCGGTATGCAGGATTGGCCGGTGGATTAACGGGCTGCATAACACGCTTCATCTGTCAGCCGCTCGATGTGCTCAAGATTCGGCTCCAACTGCAGGTGGAACCGATAAAGACCGGCTCTACCCAGTCCAAGTATCGCTCGATCGCACAAACGGTCGCCTGTATCTATCGCGAGGAAGGACTGCTGGCCTTCTGGAAGGGCCACAATCCGGCCCAAGTGCTATCGCTCGTGTACGGTGTAGCGCAATTTTCCTTCTACGAACGGTTCAACCGAATACTGCGCGATGTTCCACTGCTGGAAGGACACGATCAGGGACGACAGTTTCTGTGCGGCGCATGCAGTGGTTCGTTTGCCGCGCTCACTATCATGCCGCTGGACGTGATACGAACGAGGCTCGTTTCACAGGACCCTGGTCGGGGATACCAAAACGCTCTGCAGGGACTAGGATCGATCTACCGCCACGAAGGTTTCCGTGGACTGTACCGTGGTGTAGGTCCAGCCATGTTACAGATTGCTCCACTCGCCGGTGGTCAGTTTATGTTTTACAATCTGTTCGGTACGATCGTGAAGCGTTTGGAAGGATTGTCACCCGAAGCACAGCTACCTTCCGGTGAACTGTTTGTCTGCGGTGGATTGGCCGGTTTCTGTACCAAGCTGCTCGTGTACCCGCTCGATTTGACGAAGAAACGACTACAGATACAGGGATTTGCACAGAGTCGGCAAACATTCGGGCAACACTTTGTCTGCCGCCATATGATTCACTGCCTGGTGCAGGTCGGACGGGGCGAAGGCCTGCGGGGACTGTACAAAGGGCTGCTGCCATCGTTGCTAAAGGCCGGCTGCACATCGGCCTTTTACTTTACCATCTACGACACTCTGTTACTGCTGTTTAACAGTGAACGAAGCtttaaataatgtaaataGATATATTTAAACTGTAATAAAAAGACCTCGCTTCTTTTGGGTAAAAGGAACTCTTTCTTGGTTGGTCATCACGTTAAATGCACACGTATCCGGTACTACAACCCCTCTGGCGATCTTGGCCAACTGGAGGACTCTTATGCGACACTCACGGTCTCTGGCGCACACACCGACGCCATCACCTAGTATGTTGAAGTGGTCAACCTGGAAAGAACTTTACGGGCTAGGTGCCCTCCGGTGTCATTTCAATGCGCCATATCGCAAGATCGATACTGTTGTCGGTGCTCATCTTTGACTCAAGATAGGCGAAAATTTAGACGATTTAATAAATGTTAGAAGATGGTCCTCAAAATACGAAGCGATCATTAATCATTTGATGCTACTCCtccatttttcaatcaattcgGCCACTTTAACTTCCGAGGCCATATCACCTTCGTCTAACACAAACACGGGCATCCTATTTTATTTATGAGCATTAGCCGTACGAATtaaatttggttttatttaacattataGCTTGCATTTGCATGGTTATCCTTTCTCTATAGCTCGAGACTACGCATACGTTACTATAATGCATGCAAAAGTTTTTATGTAGGAGGTGGTCGAAATAACCATCCCCTTGCTAGATGGGCCTGAGGGCACTCTATTGGCGCATCCTTACGGACACCCTTCTACACTACTCTGGTAcggaaatacaaaacaaaacaacacattaatgaaaaaaagaaactcaacGATACAATTAACACAGTAAAACGGGAGCATCGAAGCAATCCGAGCAATGTGTACTACTTTAAAATCGGTTCCCGGTACACGGAACCACCGAGAAACGGATCCTAAACGTTTACATCCGACGTGGTGCTACCCTCCGGATGGTACATAAACTCCGGTGTGATGTAATGCACCGTATCACAGTAGTAGTGTTCCGGGTTGGGGATCGTCTCCAGCACGTACCGGGGTCGCTCATCTTCCTGGGCGGACGGCGTGTTTGGGCCACCGAATCCGAGTGGTTCCATTTCGGCCAAATGGCGCGGTACGGGCACCTTCCGGTAGAAGAAATACTGCGGCTGACTAGAAAGATTGTACGGCGGGCTCAGTATGTCGAAGAATGCCGCCGGTCCGCCAATCGCCGTTATCTCGTGGAAGTTACGCTCGGTCGGCGTTAGCACGGCACAGTCTCCGGCCGCCGAGCTGATAATCTTTTCCGGCTCGGCAACGACCAACACGTGCCGTCGGAGGGTCCCATCCTTCGGTTCGACCGTGTCCCGCCGGGCGAGCTCACTATAGCTGCAGATTTGCACCGCACCGGACACGACCCGTAGCAGTCCGTGCATCTGTGGGTGGTCGTGCAACGGCATGGTGTAGTTTTCCCGCAGCACAAACACCGACATCGCGAACCGATTGTTCTCGAACACACCGACATAGGTGCAGGGCGCTTTGGATGGGTGCTGGAATGTTTCCGTGGCAACGAGCGACGGTTCCAGACCGATGTCCGCGAGTGTAAGCTGACTGACTAGACGGTGCAGTGCGTGCAGGTTGGTGGCAAACTTAGCATCGGACGCACTCGTGTGCTCGAACGTGGCCCAAGCTTGCCGGAATACGCGTGCAAATAGCGTACTCATCGTGAAAGTTGTGCTGTagttaaagttttgtttcaccaCACTGTTCACGCCACCACAATGCGCTATTTGGTTGGGACAAGGGGTTTACCACGACTAGATAGTCTATTTGCCACGAAACACCAGTACACATTCCTTcggtaaaaaaaaccaacagcagGCTCTATCCGGTTCCGATGGTTGTGCTTTTTCTATTGCTAATCGGTCTTTAAACCGGCTTCAATCCGTTCTTGCTCTCCAGTAGTCGACTCTGCGCCTAGAATTCCGGGATACTTCGGTAATGCGACGGCTCCCAATTACCGACACCACCAGTGCATATCCGTACCagttctttctctctctataaTCGGCTGAATCAGTGGCAAAAGTGTTTCCCGAACCGATAACACGATAACGATGAATCCGTGCTCCTACGTTCGATCCGGACAATGCCGAAACatatttttgcttccttccagCAGCAGCGGTGTGTGTTCTGTTTTGCCTTCTGTTTTCTGCTGTCTGTTCTGCTACGAAGGTCCCATTTCTTTGACAATCGACTGACAGTTGTAGAATAAAGCGAGCAACGCACGGATTTGCTTTGCATGCTCCGTTTCGATATGTTGccggcagtggaggatcaatccccttggaggcccagggcggaatttttaaaggggggcccataattttgctacggcattatccgtgttagggaggtgtacttcaaacatgatttaacaacaccagcaaagtctcgacaaagaaagaaagttttttcaagaggtgacacctgcagtgtggaataaatttgcccatcactattgcattgtaTACTATCAAAGCCGTGACAGCGATCggtagtgtaaggaagatggatgaaacagaaagcatccttcaactcgctcaaacttcccgtcggttgatacgaaattccatacaaaccagctgttttcagattgccgataccaggaaagcatccgcagaagaggtagcaccttgtacagcaattttttttcgaaaaccgccgaaaggtatgcaatgtttaaacactaactttccatacaaaccagctgttttcaaatttccgttaccaggagagcatgtttttcaagaggtaacacctggtaccagcagagcaaatcacgcgcttcccggtagttgttgcaatcccaagttgttgcatgaaagatgttgcatgccagatgttgcgcaacacatgttgcgcgacatatgttgcatgtcagatggtgtgcaacatatgttgcgcaacatatgttgcgcaacatgtgttgcgcaacatatgttgtgtaacatcctggtactcggctggtaccaggtgttacctcttaaaaaacatgctctcctggtatcggaaatttgaaaacagctggtttgtatggaaagttagtgttaaaacattgcataactttaggcgggcaaaattaccagttgctacctcttccgtggatgctctcctggtactatacattcgaaaactggtagttttcgatgaaatttttcacgaaaaacgggaaagttagtgttaaaacattgcataactttaggcgggcaaaattaacaggtgctacctcttccgtggatgctcttctggtactatacattcgaaaactggtagttttagatgaaatttttcacgaaaaacgggaaagttagtgtttaaacattacatacctttaggcgggtaaaattaccaggtgatacctcttccgtggatgctcttctggtactatatattcgaaaactagtagttttcgatgaaatttttcacgaaaaacgggaaagttagtgtttaaacattgcatacctttcggcggtttttgagcaaaattgctgtactaggtgctacctcttccgtggatgctctcctggtactatacattcggaaatcctggagcaatttcgtttatactttaaagtcacaaagttaCAAagttcttctctgcatttaatgttttatataaccaaggaagatattttcgatcaattttttaccttttgagttagtttttttgctataaattaactctgctgttaaattttcaaaaatcgcacaatcggcacaaatttattggggtccccaacacggcgaggccctaggcgaccgcgtactccgcctaccgtttgatccgccgctgattaCCGGGCCTGGCCGGTTCGTATGCCCAATGCGGACTTCTGTATTCGCACGAAATCAATGCAACTCGCACGGAAGTTTGAAATTGAAGCAACAACACTATTTACGTTATTGATTGACACTCGATGTATGGCCCCTGAGTTGCTTACCCAGCAACTAGGATACCAACGTCCTTCACCTACTACGATGCAACACGGAATAAATTAGGCAAGTTGTGTTCTCGCCATTTCCTAAAGCCCAATGACGCAATAtccaaagaagaagaaaggtaTTCTCACCGTAGATCGATATTTCGCATGCACTTTTTCATTATTTGGCAACGGTTTcggatatttttttaatcgCTTTTTTCGACATTGGAACAATGTTGGGGTGAAatgattgttgtgtttgtttttttttttttattctcaacTTCACGTGCACAATAACTTCTTTTTCTGCACGGGCATCACCGAGCTAGAGCTTACcgatatttaatataaatgttATATACTCAGTTATATCAAATGTATTTTTACCATTATCCATCCCATACGCCAGCCACCTAACGACGTTTCCGACCGACGGTCCGCTTGTTGTGATTCCGTTTACCTTGGCCACCCTTTGGCTTCTTGCGGCTAAAACCTTTCGATTTCTTTCCGCCCTTCTTTGCACCCTTCTTCCTCGGGCCTTCATCATTTGCTTCTGCCGCTTCGCGCCTGTAAGTATGATAAGAAACAATGTTTAATAAACACCCCGCTATCTAGAATCGCTATGCAAACGGCTGACTACGTACTCTGCTCGCGCTTCTGATTTCTGCAACGAAATCGCCCGATCGATGTCGATCTTCGGCTTCTTGTTCAACACCTTAGTCGCTATTTCCATATTACGCCGTTTTTCTCCGGCAATCGATGAGCTCTTCTTTCGGCGCTTTTCACCCGGCATCAACTCCTTCACACCGATACCTCGGGCCTGTTTCTCGTTTGGCAACGATTCTTGGAATACTCCCACCGATGCTGTCGAGGCCTTAACGATGTTGGACGCAGTAATGAGCTGACCGGAAGAAGGTTTTCATTTGTTAATGTTAATTTCATTACAAGTTTATCCGCCTTTTACGCCTAAAACTTACCTGTTTCGCTGATGCTGACTCGGGACCAACGAAACCCGTCCGGGGTGTAGCGATTTTCTTCGCTCGGGCAATGTTCTTCATACGGGCCACTTCATTCTTAGCTACACGCTCGATGCGTAGATCGCGCTTTTCCTTGAACATGTCCCGGTAGGGATCGTTCTGTGGTACCTCCAACACCCAATCCTTCTCCTTTTCCGCCTTGTACCGCTGGTACCCGTACGTCGGCACCCATTTGTCCAGCACCGGATCGAACACCTTCTTCTCGCGGGGACGCTTTTTGATGCCCTTCTTTTTGGCAAACTCTTCCCACTTGGTAAGCGGTTTCGGGACGGGAAGTTTGCGGGCACGCGGCAACGGAACCTTCGCTGGTGGCAGCTTAGCAACGATCGATTCATCAACTCGCTCGGTCGGCAGTTGCCAGATACTGTTGATCAGCAGCTGCACATTATCACGGGTCAATTCTAGTACATACTTCTCACGGTCCACTCTAGGGAAAGGGAAAAGGTATTGACGTTAAATGGCTCGGACATATATTGATCGAATCGCTGTTTATATTAACGCACTTCATCTGTTCCTCGTCGAAGTAGTTCGGATCGCTCACCATCATGTGGCCCACGTCGACGGTTGGTTCCAACGTTTTTTCTACCGTGATCGGTTTGTACTTTTGCAaattttgctgctgtttttcTAGTACCTCCTTTACGATATCCATGGCGATAGTCGTAGGAGAAAAACTATTACAAAATACAAATTCTACGCCACTAGCCCGGTAAACACGTTTTCAAAGTTTACCACCAACGGGAGCTGTCAAAATACAACCTGTTTTTTGCCTGCCCCGATTAACACGTTTAGATCTTCGAGTTTGAAACTACACCTTTCACGAACAGACAACAGTGTGGTATACGCTTTCCTGGATTGGGAACTTCCCTTGAAGGGAAACGCTTTGAATTTCCGATCGCGATCTATAAAAATCTCTATCTATATAAAACAAAGGAAGTATTTCTGCAAAAGGAAGTAGGTGCATTTTTAATGCTTAAGTTCTTCGTACGTAAAAGAGTTCCAACATTTTCGCTCATTTGCACGGTTCGTGTCACTCATAGTAGTCAATTTCGAGCAGGTCCCACAATCTCAATCTCAGGCAATCATAGAATCATCAAGGAATTTATCAATAAGACAAACAACCGCAAGTCATCAAGATGTACAAAAAACTCACAACGATTTTTTTACCAATATCGCTTCATTGCGCTCACCCCCTTTGTTGAAAAGAGCgtgtttgtttcatgtttgttttatttgctttatggtgtgtgtttcgtttttcttctgttaGTTAGCTTAAATTGTAATCGCTGCTTATTACGCTACTATTCGCTGGTTTAGCAAATGTCTTGCAatcttgtttcttgttttttgttacctcCATCAATTGCCTTTAaaccattcttttttttcaactcCCGGTTCCCGATGGTGGCCCTATCTGTATCCTTACAAGATATATACGTACGATAGTGCGCTTTGCTTACAGTCTAGTTAATCGCTTCGATTTCATCAgcattgtgtttttcttttcctttattccgtttttattgtttgcgtttttttcaGATGGTTGTTTTGTCTCCTTGCACTCTCTTTATAGCCACCCTCTTTTCGCGTTTGCTTAATCACCCCACTGTAAATCATAACATTAATCGCTTGTTCTACTATATT
Protein-coding sequences here:
- the LOC128303513 gene encoding lariat debranching enzyme, which gives rise to MKIAIEGCAHGELEKIYDLIGSIQQEQNITVDLLICCGDFQSTRNLQDLQCMAVPQKHLDMCSFYKYYSGEKKAPILTIFIGGNHEASNYLQELPYGGWVAPNIFYLGYAGVVDCNGVRIGGISGIYKGHDFLKGRFEFPPYDEASKRSVYHQRQIDVFRLKQLSPTVDVMLSHDWPRAITKYGDETQLLRFKPAFREDIESNRLGSAPCENLLQKLQPPYWFAAHLHCKFAALVPHSKEKSTKFLALDKCLPKRRFLQILDIATELGDKKVEDGNVSPIRLKYDLEWLTILNLTNHLISIRSTNGYMPGEGTDERSNFTPSEEEKAKMLERFDNDLTIPDNFVRIAESYQPDEEGAMDMRSVEQPRAFLNPQTTSFCDKLNIDDPLRLAMLMTGHKLNTSTFVDQQPKQEAATRGSSKVSNADELDVDDDDDDTEDEDNVRKQESVDAQNSSEHPQTPVQAKLSLSALLPQPKWRQQDSHDSDLSTTFNDSTPNCSVASNPTPQKMADHSTSILSEPGLAVDDLNLSSPRTQTEAETTEQDNPPVKKFKRRNQTIYTQDESD
- the LOC128304000 gene encoding mitochondrial thiamine pyrophosphate carrier-like, giving the protein MDRGKHSDTRYAGLAGGLTGCITRFICQPLDVLKIRLQLQVEPIKTGSTQSKYRSIAQTVACIYREEGLLAFWKGHNPAQVLSLVYGVAQFSFYERFNRILRDVPLLEGHDQGRQFLCGACSGSFAALTIMPLDVIRTRLVSQDPGRGYQNALQGLGSIYRHEGFRGLYRGVGPAMLQIAPLAGGQFMFYNLFGTIVKRLEGLSPEAQLPSGELFVCGGLAGFCTKLLVYPLDLTKKRLQIQGFAQSRQTFGQHFVCRHMIHCLVQVGRGEGLRGLYKGLLPSLLKAGCTSAFYFTIYDTLLLLFNSERSFK
- the LOC128303216 gene encoding 2-aminoethanethiol dioxygenase, whose protein sequence is MSTLFARVFRQAWATFEHTSASDAKFATNLHALHRLVSQLTLADIGLEPSLVATETFQHPSKAPCTYVGVFENNRFAMSVFVLRENYTMPLHDHPQMHGLLRVVSGAVQICSYSELARRDTVEPKDGTLRRHVLVVAEPEKIISSAAGDCAVLTPTERNFHEITAIGGPAAFFDILSPPYNLSSQPQYFFYRKVPVPRHLAEMEPLGFGGPNTPSAQEDERPRYVLETIPNPEHYYCDTVHYITPEFMYHPEGSTTSDVNV
- the LOC128303432 gene encoding ribosome biogenesis regulatory protein homolog — protein: MDIVKEVLEKQQQNLQKYKPITVEKTLEPTVDVGHMMVSDPNYFDEEQMKVDREKYVLELTRDNVQLLINSIWQLPTERVDESIVAKLPPAKVPLPRARKLPVPKPLTKWEEFAKKKGIKKRPREKKVFDPVLDKWVPTYGYQRYKAEKEKDWVLEVPQNDPYRDMFKEKRDLRIERVAKNEVARMKNIARAKKIATPRTGFVGPESASAKQLITASNIVKASTASVGVFQESLPNEKQARGIGVKELMPGEKRRKKSSSIAGEKRRNMEIATKVLNKKPKIDIDRAISLQKSEARAEREAAEANDEGPRKKGAKKGGKKSKGFSRKKPKGGQGKRNHNKRTVGRKRR